From one Streptomyces spiramyceticus genomic stretch:
- a CDS encoding Clp protease N-terminal domain-containing protein, with amino-acid sequence MFERFTESARGVVEGAVAQAERANADSVTEEHLLLALLDQEGTRSSFAFASLGITGRRAAVEAALADARRRGGLSKADTDALSGLGIDVAEIVSKVEAVHGQGALAGDKKSKRWWSGHRSFTRPAKDTLVKSLRIAVGRGDRHIGDEHMLLALSAQRGVVAEVLVEYGADYGALERAMFGGGGATGAGAVAG; translated from the coding sequence ATGTTCGAGCGGTTCACGGAGAGCGCCCGGGGTGTGGTGGAGGGTGCGGTCGCCCAGGCGGAACGGGCGAACGCCGACTCCGTCACCGAGGAGCATCTGCTGCTCGCCCTGCTGGACCAGGAAGGGACGCGGTCGTCGTTCGCCTTCGCCTCGCTCGGGATCACCGGGCGGCGGGCCGCGGTGGAGGCGGCGCTGGCGGATGCGCGGCGCCGGGGCGGGCTCTCGAAGGCCGACACGGATGCGCTCTCCGGCCTCGGTATCGACGTCGCGGAGATCGTGTCGAAGGTCGAAGCGGTGCACGGGCAGGGGGCGCTGGCGGGCGACAAGAAATCGAAGCGGTGGTGGTCGGGGCACCGGTCGTTCACGCGGCCGGCGAAGGACACGCTGGTGAAGTCCCTGCGGATCGCGGTGGGGCGCGGTGACCGGCACATCGGCGACGAACACATGCTGCTGGCGCTCAGCGCGCAGCGGGGGGTGGTGGCCGAGGTGCTGGTGGAGTACGGGGCGGATTACGGGGCGTTGGAGCGGGCGATGTTCGGGGGTGGCGGGGCGACGGGTGCGGGTGCGGTGGCGGGCTGA
- a CDS encoding cellulase family glycosylhydrolase, protein MRTVRCVAAVVCAFALAGGALAPAASARESRETGRDVIPRLTDDRGRVLTLRGWNVEDKNNRGENALTAITEKHFRDMSARGFNFARLLVFWDDLEPRRGQYSTAYLRKIERILDWAEKYDIHVLIDAHQDVFGPAFGHRGIPEWATRTDGLPFEPNPDDWFSEYFQPAVQRAFTHLYEDPDLQRAQSRMWRVIADRFEDHPAVLGYDLINEPMGELRQGEDLATAARRIERDQITPMHNRLADAVRSVDRDSWVFVEPTPIVGEGVPTGLGKIKDPKVVYAPHFYNAAMEAGADYDPSARWIESYEAAVTAYPKEHGIPVVVGEWGPLNNSLPNMGRFYREALASLNRYSSGWAGYVWCYGGGYCAVDGAGVFRTNKEQTASPYARAVAGRVSSESYDAASRTYRLSYVASARHGVTELALPSRAGDWRVVAEGAAWVVGGRIFAWPGARVSVTVAPRGDLAVNQG, encoded by the coding sequence GTGCGAACTGTGCGATGTGTTGCTGCTGTTGTTTGTGCTTTCGCACTGGCGGGTGGGGCGCTTGCCCCGGCCGCCAGTGCGCGTGAGAGCCGTGAGACCGGCCGTGATGTGATCCCGCGGCTCACCGACGACCGCGGTCGCGTTCTCACCCTGCGCGGCTGGAACGTCGAGGACAAGAACAACCGTGGCGAGAACGCCCTCACCGCCATCACCGAGAAGCACTTCCGCGACATGAGCGCCAGAGGCTTCAACTTCGCCCGGCTGCTGGTCTTCTGGGACGACCTTGAGCCGCGGCGGGGTCAGTACAGCACGGCGTACCTCCGCAAGATCGAACGCATCCTGGACTGGGCCGAGAAGTACGACATACATGTACTGATCGACGCCCACCAGGACGTCTTCGGCCCCGCCTTCGGCCACCGCGGCATCCCGGAGTGGGCGACGCGCACCGACGGGCTGCCGTTCGAGCCGAACCCCGACGACTGGTTCTCGGAGTACTTCCAGCCCGCCGTGCAGCGCGCCTTCACCCACCTGTACGAGGACCCCGACCTTCAGCGGGCTCAGTCCCGGATGTGGCGGGTGATCGCCGATCGGTTCGAGGACCACCCGGCCGTTCTCGGGTACGACCTGATCAATGAGCCGATGGGTGAGCTGAGGCAGGGCGAGGATCTCGCGACCGCCGCCCGTCGCATCGAGCGCGACCAGATCACCCCCATGCACAACCGCCTCGCGGACGCGGTCCGTTCGGTCGACCGCGACAGCTGGGTTTTCGTCGAGCCGACGCCGATCGTGGGGGAGGGCGTTCCGACCGGACTCGGCAAGATCAAGGACCCCAAGGTCGTCTACGCCCCGCACTTCTACAACGCCGCGATGGAGGCGGGCGCGGACTACGACCCGTCGGCCCGCTGGATCGAGTCGTACGAGGCCGCCGTCACGGCGTATCCGAAGGAGCACGGCATCCCCGTGGTGGTCGGGGAATGGGGGCCGCTCAACAACTCGCTCCCGAACATGGGGCGTTTCTACCGCGAGGCGCTGGCGTCGCTGAACCGCTACAGCTCCGGCTGGGCCGGCTACGTCTGGTGTTACGGCGGTGGCTATTGCGCGGTCGACGGCGCGGGGGTCTTCCGTACGAACAAGGAGCAGACCGCATCGCCGTACGCGCGCGCCGTGGCGGGGAGGGTGAGCTCGGAGTCGTACGACGCTGCTTCCCGGACGTATCGCCTGTCGTACGTCGCCTCTGCGCGGCACGGAGTGACGGAGCTTGCGCTGCCTTCGCGTGCGGGTGACTGGCGGGTGGTGGCCGAGGGGGCGGCGTGGGTCGTTGGCGGGCGGATCTTTGCGTGGCCGGGTGCGCGGGTCTCTGTGACTGTCGCGCCGAGGGGTGATCTGGCTGTCAACCAGGGTTGA
- a CDS encoding zinc-binding dehydrogenase translates to MVMFAAYAARIDRDQPLSGLELGERPAPDVRPGWTTVTVKAASLNHHDLWSLRGVGLGEGALPMILGCDAAGIDADGNEVVVHSVIGETGHGVGPREKRSILTEKYQGTFAEQVTVPVWNVLPKPRELSFAEAACLPTAWLTAYRMLFTNAGVRPGDAVLVQGAGGGVATAAIVLGKAAGLRMYATSRDEGKRKRAVELGAVEAFEPGARLPQRVDAVIETVGAATWSHSVKSLRPGGTLVISGATSGTNPPSAELNRIFFLELKVIGSTMGSKDELEDLLSFCAATGVRPVIDEVLPLDRAREGFERMAAGDQFGKIVLTPS, encoded by the coding sequence ATGGTCATGTTCGCTGCCTACGCCGCCCGCATCGACCGTGACCAGCCGCTCAGCGGCCTTGAGCTGGGAGAGAGGCCGGCACCCGACGTACGACCCGGCTGGACCACCGTCACCGTCAAGGCCGCCTCCCTCAACCACCACGACCTCTGGTCGCTGCGCGGCGTGGGGCTCGGGGAGGGGGCGCTGCCGATGATCCTCGGGTGCGACGCCGCCGGGATCGACGCCGACGGCAACGAGGTCGTCGTGCACTCCGTCATCGGCGAGACCGGGCACGGCGTTGGCCCGCGCGAGAAGCGGTCGATCCTCACCGAGAAGTACCAGGGCACCTTCGCCGAGCAGGTCACCGTGCCCGTCTGGAACGTGCTGCCCAAGCCCAGGGAGCTGTCGTTCGCGGAGGCCGCGTGCCTGCCGACCGCCTGGCTCACCGCGTACCGCATGCTCTTCACGAATGCGGGCGTACGGCCCGGGGACGCGGTCCTCGTGCAGGGCGCCGGCGGCGGTGTCGCCACCGCCGCGATCGTCCTCGGCAAGGCGGCGGGGCTCAGGATGTACGCCACCAGCCGCGACGAGGGCAAGCGCAAGCGGGCGGTCGAACTGGGCGCGGTGGAGGCGTTCGAGCCGGGCGCGCGGCTGCCCCAGCGGGTGGACGCGGTGATCGAGACCGTCGGTGCCGCCACCTGGTCGCACTCGGTGAAGTCGCTCCGGCCCGGCGGCACGCTGGTCATCTCGGGCGCCACGAGCGGGACGAACCCGCCGTCCGCCGAGCTGAACCGGATCTTCTTCCTGGAGCTCAAGGTCATCGGCTCGACGATGGGGTCGAAGGACGAGCTGGAGGACCTGCTCTCGTTCTGCGCGGCGACGGGCGTACGTCCGGTCATCGACGAGGTGCTGCCGCTGGATCGGGCGCGCGAGGGCTTCGAGCGGATGGCCGCGGGCGATCAGTTCGGAAAGATCGTGCTTACTCCCTCTTGA
- a CDS encoding helix-turn-helix domain-containing protein, producing the protein MTEATDLAERAGDGDPRVGLRAVVALRRLLEQLEAVQVRSARAKGWSWQEIAAELGVSRQAVHKKYGRH; encoded by the coding sequence ATGACCGAAGCAACGGATCTCGCCGAGCGCGCGGGCGACGGCGACCCGCGGGTCGGGCTGCGTGCCGTCGTCGCGCTGCGGCGGCTGCTTGAGCAGCTCGAAGCCGTACAAGTGAGAAGCGCCCGTGCCAAGGGCTGGTCGTGGCAGGAGATCGCTGCCGAGCTGGGCGTCAGCAGGCAGGCCGTGCACAAGAAGTACGGGAGGCATTGA